A single Oryctolagus cuniculus chromosome 16, mOryCun1.1, whole genome shotgun sequence DNA region contains:
- the TNFSF9 gene encoding tumor necrosis factor ligand superfamily member 9 — protein MERQEGPAAERAARGDRRTRRCRAGGCGWDEPPTGSRRPESDKLEIKGPSGNPKSRRAGRKVPRGGAEVPGPAPRKAAFRDSIKRGAPPGAAVPAPAMSHCPAAAPDPEAPWPPAPPARACRPLPWALGAALLLLAATCAACVARTWAAPGPAPGPSRSPGLGHDPEPAPDARAGLRDSPRQGQFAQLVARSVLLDDGTLSWHSDPALAGVSLSPGLSYDEDTREVVVAEAGVYYIFLHLELRRVVARQGSGSVALSVHLRPERSGVAALAFTVDLPPGSLEKAPDSAAGFRSRLLHLGAGQRLSVHLHAEAEARPAWQLAQGATLLGLFRVATEAPDGHSSP, from the exons atggagagacaagagGGGCCGGCGGCAGAGCGAGCCGCCCGCGGAGACAGGCGGACGAGGAGGTGCAGGGCAGGAGGCTGCGGGTGGGATGAGCCGCCGACCGGCTCGAGGCGGCCGGAGTCAGACAAACTGGAAATCAAAGGGCCGAGCGGGAACCCAAAGAGCCGGCGCGCGGGGAGGAAGGTCCCTAGGGGCGGCGCCGAggtccccggcccggccccccgGAAAGCCGCCTTCCGGGACAGCATAAAACGAGGCGCGCCGCCCGGGGCCGCAGTCCCCGCGCCAGCCATGAGCCACTGCCCAGCCGCCGCTCCGGACCCCGAGGCCCCGTGGccgcccgcgcccccggcccgcgCCTGCCGCCCGCTGCCCTGGGCGCTGGGCGccgcgctgctgctgctggccgccACCTGCGCCGCCTGCGTCGCCCGCACCTGGgccgcgcccggcccggcccccggcccctcgCGCAGCCCGGGACTCGGCCACGACCCGGAGCCCGCGCCCGACGCCCGCGCCGGGCTCCGCGACTCCCCGCGGCAG GGCCAGTTCGCGCAGCTGGTGGCCCGGAGTG TGCTGCTGGACGACGGGACCCTGAGCTGGCACAGCGACCCCGCCCTGGCGGGAGTGTCGCTGTCCCCGGGCCTGAGTTATGACGAGGACACGCGCGAGGTGGTGGTGGCCGAGGCCGGCGTCTACTACATCTTCTTGCACCTGGAGCTGCGACGCGTGGTGGCGCGCCAGGGCTCGGGCTCCGTCGCGCTGTCGGTGCACCTGCGGCCGGAGCGCAGCGGCGTCGCCGCGCTGGCCTTCACCGTGGACCTGCCGCCTGGCTCCTTGGAGAAGGCCCCGGACTCAGCGGCCGGTTTCCGGAGCCGCCTGCTGCACCTGGGCGCGGGACAGCGCCTCAGTGTCCACCTGCACGCGGAGGCCGAGGCGCGCCCTGCCTGGCAGCTCGCCCAGGGCGCCACACTCTTGGGCCTCTTTCGCGTGGCCACCGAGGCCCCAGATGGACACTCCTCGCCCTAG